The genome window CATGACGGGAAGGTAGAAGACCGTACGGAAGAATCCCGACGCCCGGCCCACCCGGTTGAGCACCATCGCCAGGCCCAGGGCCACGGCCATGGCGGTCGGCACGTAGATGATGACGTAGACGAGCGTGTTGCTCAGTGCATGGGCCACCTTGGGGTCCTGGAACAGCTCGCGGTAGTTCGCGAAGCCCACGTTCTTCGCGGTGCCGATCGAGTTGTAGTCGGTGAACGACAGCACCAGGCTGACGATCATCGGGCCGAGCGTGAACACGAGGAACCCGACGATCCACAGGGAGATGAAGCCGTAGGCGGCGCGGATCTGCGGCCAGTCCCTGGCCCGGGCACGGAACTTGGCCGCAGTCGCCTTCGGGAGGGTGGCCTGCGTGGCCATCACTTCGCCGCCTCGAACGCCTTGCTCGCCTCGGCCTGAGCCTGCTTCATGGCCGCGCCGGGCTTCTGCTGACCCGACAGGGCGCGGTTGACCGCCTCCTGCCAAGCCGATTTGATCTCGCTGCCGGCCTTGGACCCCGTGACGGCGAACGCGTACTCGGTGGACGCGTAGTAGTGCTCGACGGCCTGTTGGAAACCGGTCTGGCCGCCCTTGACGTACTTCGCCTTGACTTTTACGTCGGCGTCCGTGTTCGCGGTCCACAGTCCGGTGAACATGGTCTTGTTCTTCTCAACGGTGGCCTGGCGGGCCGCACCCGCGCGAAGCCAGGTGTCGGTGCTCGTCATGACCTTCATCCAGTTGACGGCCGCCTCTGGATTGCCGGCACCCTTCGGCAGACACCAAGCGCTTCCGTTCTCGAAGCTGATGGGCTTGCCGTGCCGGTCGGTGAAGAGAATCGACCGCAGGTCGACCTTGGGTGAGGCCTGCACCAGGACGTTGATGTACCAGCCCTCCCAAGGGAACGCTCCGGCCTGGTCCTTCACGAACTGGTTGCCGGAGCCGAAAAGGTCCCAGGTGTCGCGGAAGGCCTTGAAGCGGGACCAGCCGCCCTGTTCGTCTATCAGGCTCAGTGCGTACGTCAGGGCCTCGACGATCCGAGCGTCGTCCAGGTTCGGGGAGCCGTCCGGGTTCACCAGGTCCGCGCCGTTGGCCTTCGCCCACAACGGCAGGAACTCGGGGAGCTTCGGGTCGAATCCGATGCGGGAGATCTTGCGACCGCCGGCCTTGTACAGCTTCACGGCGGTGGTGTGCAGCTTGTCCCAGTCGGTGGTGCTCAGGTCGGACAACGCAAGCCCTGCCTCGTCGAGGGCCTTGCCGTTCACCAGGATGTTGCGGGTGCTGTAGAACTCGGGAACGCCGTAGATCTTCCCGCCGATCGTCACTTCGTCGAGTGCGGCCTTGCGATACGTGCCGGTGTCGATGCCCGCGGAGGCGATCCGGTCGTCCAGGGGCTGGATGACGCCCTGGGCGGCATAGCTGCCCACGAGGTCGCGGTCGAGGTAGACCAGGTCTGGCGCGTTGCCGCTGGACACCGCGGACAGGAACTGCTGCGGGTCGAAGTCACCTTCGTTCAGGCGCAGCTCCACCTTGGGGTAGGCGCTCTTGAACGCGTCGATGCGGGCCTGCCCGACGTCGTCGGGCTTGCCGAAGCCCTGGGTCGACAGCACTCCCCCGCCGACCTTGTTGCCCCCGCCGTTGCTCTTGGCGCCGACACCGCCGCAGGCGTTGGTCGAAGCGAGGGCGAGCGCTCCTATCGAGCCGGCCAGGAAACGTCGTCGAGAGACCATGTCGAACTCCTCATTGAGTGCGGTTTTTCGGGAAGGGACAGGATGTCGGGGGAGCCGCGGAAGGCGGATGCTCGTCGCGGAGGCCGTCAGCGGATCAGTCGGCTCACGCGGTCACGCTGGACCCGGTAGGGCGTTGGCGCGTGCGACCTGGGAGTACCAGTGGCCGCTGTTCTTGACCGTGCGGCGCTGCGTCGCGTAGTCGACGTGCACCAACCCCATGCGGGGCCGGTAGCCCATCGCCCACTCGAAGTTGTCCATCAGGGACCAGTGGAAGTATCCGCGGACCGGGCAGCCGCGCTCGATCGCGCGGTGCACGGCGACGAGGTGGCGGTGCAGGAAGTCGGTCCGCCGCGCGTCGTGGACGGCGCCGTCCTCGCCGGGCTCGTCGTTGAAGACGGCGCCGTTCTCCGTGATGAGTACCGGCACCTCCCCGTAGCTCTCGTGCAGTTGGACCAGCAGGTCGGTAAGGGCCTCCGGCACGATCTCCCAGTCGAAGTCCGTACGTGCCACGTCCGCCCGGCCGGGCTCCACCCGCCACGGGAAGGGACCGTCCG of Streptomyces cynarae contains these proteins:
- a CDS encoding type 2 periplasmic-binding domain-containing protein → MVSRRRFLAGSIGALALASTNACGGVGAKSNGGGNKVGGGVLSTQGFGKPDDVGQARIDAFKSAYPKVELRLNEGDFDPQQFLSAVSSGNAPDLVYLDRDLVGSYAAQGVIQPLDDRIASAGIDTGTYRKAALDEVTIGGKIYGVPEFYSTRNILVNGKALDEAGLALSDLSTTDWDKLHTTAVKLYKAGGRKISRIGFDPKLPEFLPLWAKANGADLVNPDGSPNLDDARIVEALTYALSLIDEQGGWSRFKAFRDTWDLFGSGNQFVKDQAGAFPWEGWYINVLVQASPKVDLRSILFTDRHGKPISFENGSAWCLPKGAGNPEAAVNWMKVMTSTDTWLRAGAARQATVEKNKTMFTGLWTANTDADVKVKAKYVKGGQTGFQQAVEHYYASTEYAFAVTGSKAGSEIKSAWQEAVNRALSGQQKPGAAMKQAQAEASKAFEAAK